Proteins co-encoded in one Sinobacterium norvegicum genomic window:
- a CDS encoding vanadium-dependent haloperoxidase, producing MTIKKILLTLSSSALLALTTGGHALAYDLDTGNAAVEIVIPAAVPAIFEASPSGGDATLVLRTTTLITNGWFDAAAPYHPTATGVYSDLGRRPADESDDNTAINTALLHASYHVLSSLYPARNGEWRVMLQNAGLNPDDQSQDLTTAVGIGNQAGQAVVLARQNDGMNQLGNEGDQLYHQQAYADYTNFEPVNTAYTLTDPSKWQPAIVASGHGLFKVQQFVTPQLMLTEPYSYRSPKRFRSPVPRASNVENWGQYVAQANAVLEASANMTDEQKMYAELFDNKIFSLGFSAVFAAQSQGLSLMEFIQYDFLTNMAAYDTSIIIWQEKRRHNAVRPFSAIAHIYGDQPVTAWGGAYQGTVTDLPAKQWTSYLGVADHPEYPSASASFCAAHAETSRLFLGSDDLGYVVPTAAGSSRVEPGLTPAYDIVLEFDSWSDLEQKCGDSRVWSGVHFPASVPAGQRIGSKIAKRAYRFVQRKLSGH from the coding sequence ATGACGATTAAAAAAATACTGTTAACCCTCTCCAGCAGTGCGCTGCTGGCTTTGACCACTGGCGGCCATGCGCTGGCCTATGATCTCGACACCGGTAATGCGGCGGTGGAGATTGTCATCCCCGCGGCTGTGCCGGCTATTTTTGAGGCCTCACCCAGTGGCGGTGATGCCACATTGGTATTGCGTACCACGACGCTGATTACCAATGGCTGGTTTGATGCCGCCGCGCCCTACCACCCAACAGCCACGGGGGTTTACTCGGACTTAGGCCGCCGACCTGCGGATGAGAGCGATGATAATACGGCGATTAACACCGCCTTGTTGCACGCCTCCTACCACGTACTGAGCAGCCTCTACCCTGCGCGCAACGGCGAGTGGCGGGTAATGCTGCAAAATGCCGGCTTAAACCCCGATGATCAATCGCAGGATTTGACCACCGCGGTAGGCATCGGTAATCAGGCCGGTCAGGCGGTGGTGTTGGCGCGCCAGAACGATGGCATGAACCAGCTCGGCAATGAGGGCGACCAACTTTATCATCAGCAGGCCTATGCCGATTACACCAACTTCGAGCCGGTCAACACCGCCTATACGTTGACCGACCCGTCGAAATGGCAGCCGGCCATCGTCGCCAGTGGCCACGGTTTGTTCAAGGTGCAGCAGTTTGTCACCCCGCAGTTAATGCTGACCGAGCCGTACAGCTATCGAAGCCCTAAACGCTTCCGTTCACCGGTGCCCCGCGCCAGTAATGTCGAAAACTGGGGCCAGTATGTGGCCCAGGCTAATGCTGTTTTAGAGGCATCGGCCAATATGACGGACGAGCAAAAAATGTACGCCGAGCTGTTTGATAATAAGATTTTCAGCCTTGGTTTCTCCGCCGTCTTTGCCGCTCAATCCCAGGGCCTGAGTTTAATGGAGTTTATTCAGTATGATTTTTTGACCAATATGGCCGCCTATGACACCTCGATTATAATCTGGCAGGAAAAACGCCGTCACAATGCCGTACGCCCCTTCTCGGCGATTGCGCATATCTATGGCGATCAACCGGTCACAGCCTGGGGCGGTGCTTATCAGGGCACGGTAACAGACTTGCCGGCTAAGCAGTGGACCAGTTATCTCGGTGTTGCCGATCACCCTGAATACCCCTCGGCCTCGGCCAGTTTTTGTGCCGCCCACGCCGAAACCAGTCGCCTGTTTTTAGGCAGCGATGACTTGGGTTATGTGGTGCCAACGGCGGCTGGCAGCTCTCGGGTCGAACCCGGTTTAACCCCGGCTTACGATATCGTTTTAGAGTTTGATAGCTGGAGTGACTTGGAGCAAAAGTGCGGTGACAGCCGCGTTTGGTCTGGCGTTCACTTTCCCGCCTCGGTTCCCGCCGGCCAGCGTATCGGCAGCAAGATTGCCAAGCGTGCTTATCGCTTTGTGCAGCGTAAGCTGAGCGGTCATTAA
- a CDS encoding TetR/AcrR family transcriptional regulator → MRQDTAATRAKILTVAEKLFAAKGVEHVTLGEINDKSGQKNRSALQYHFGGKQQLVDAIMEKYLLKITADRNQLLDAIDRDGEVTSRLVAEAIVIPLANCLSIPGGLSYIQIAAQLIGKQHFPHLFLSDIESHFSSERIWGYISQVQQAIPEALIFSRVIVTLSALFHSLASYAQAVQSPQALPQGLDNELFVLSLVDSVQALLEQSPSAQTLAKAQAIVKG, encoded by the coding sequence ATGCGTCAAGATACGGCAGCCACGCGGGCCAAAATACTGACAGTGGCCGAGAAATTGTTCGCCGCCAAGGGGGTGGAACATGTCACCCTCGGTGAGATCAACGATAAGTCGGGTCAGAAAAACCGCTCGGCACTGCAATACCATTTTGGCGGCAAGCAGCAGTTGGTCGATGCCATTATGGAGAAGTATCTGCTGAAGATTACCGCCGACAGAAACCAGCTGCTCGACGCCATCGACCGTGATGGCGAGGTGACCAGTCGATTAGTGGCAGAGGCCATCGTCATCCCGCTGGCCAACTGTTTATCGATACCCGGCGGCCTCAGTTATATTCAGATTGCGGCGCAGTTGATCGGCAAGCAGCATTTTCCCCACTTGTTTTTATCGGATATCGAGTCGCATTTCTCGTCTGAGCGAATTTGGGGTTATATCTCTCAGGTGCAGCAGGCGATTCCAGAGGCGCTGATTTTTAGCCGGGTGATTGTGACGCTGTCGGCCCTGTTTCACAGCCTGGCCAGCTATGCGCAGGCGGTGCAGTCACCGCAGGCCTTGCCCCAGGGACTCGATAACGAGTTGTTTGTGTTGAGCTTGGTCGACAGCGTTCAGGCCTTGCTGGAACAGTCGCCCTCGGCGCAAACACTGGCCAAGGCTCAAGCCATCGTCAAGGGTTGA
- a CDS encoding MBL fold metallo-hydrolase has product MYKHYSIGFLVAACLLLNGCDTAKKENNTAPEPASQQVFQQQEWSPMTRDLVGFGDNDPGAIKITESVYQARGTANMTMIITDAGNIIVDTGLRNQAKELKRRLDQISSNTVSHAILTHAHADHYSGMNVLDNDKPEVIAHREFLYNQQYITDLMPYLMPRNHIFYPEDVPNLPAIGYRALKEVMPIVEPTVVIDSAPYAFELGGKQFVVYHTPGAEGYDNISLWMPEQKILFSGDLFGHMFGMWPNFTTMRGERARFPRPYIESLNLVLELEPEIIVPSHFYPVKGADYIRSVVTKTRDAVSYVDDAVIDGMNDGKDVFTLMEEIQLPEELYLFEAHGKVSWGVRSFWEAYTGWFALNSATEMYSVPVTDTYPELYQLAGGSDAILQLADAKLNSGELEKSLHLIEMVQQLDASNAEAKRLKLTTLNALLQRSGSTNHHEVMFLQRLIAEAEEEI; this is encoded by the coding sequence ATGTACAAGCATTACTCAATCGGCTTTTTAGTGGCCGCCTGCCTACTCTTAAACGGCTGTGACACGGCAAAAAAAGAGAACAACACAGCCCCAGAGCCCGCGTCACAGCAGGTTTTTCAACAGCAGGAGTGGTCGCCAATGACCCGCGATTTAGTCGGCTTTGGCGACAATGACCCCGGCGCCATCAAGATTACCGAATCGGTCTACCAGGCGCGGGGCACCGCTAATATGACGATGATTATCACCGATGCCGGTAATATCATCGTCGACACCGGCCTGCGCAATCAGGCCAAAGAGCTCAAGCGGCGACTGGATCAGATCAGCAGCAACACCGTCAGCCACGCGATTCTTACCCACGCCCACGCCGACCACTACAGCGGCATGAATGTGCTCGACAACGACAAACCCGAGGTCATCGCCCACCGAGAGTTTCTCTACAACCAGCAATACATCACCGACTTAATGCCGTATCTGATGCCGAGAAACCACATCTTTTACCCCGAGGATGTGCCCAACTTACCGGCCATCGGTTATCGTGCCTTGAAAGAAGTCATGCCCATTGTTGAGCCCACGGTCGTCATAGACAGCGCCCCCTATGCGTTTGAACTGGGTGGCAAGCAATTCGTCGTTTACCACACCCCCGGCGCCGAGGGGTACGATAATATTTCCCTGTGGATGCCAGAGCAGAAAATTCTCTTCAGCGGCGATCTGTTCGGCCATATGTTTGGCATGTGGCCCAACTTCACCACCATGCGCGGTGAGCGGGCACGCTTCCCACGCCCCTATATCGAATCGTTAAACCTGGTGCTTGAACTCGAGCCAGAGATTATTGTGCCCAGCCATTTCTACCCGGTGAAGGGGGCAGACTATATTCGCAGCGTGGTCACCAAGACCCGCGATGCGGTGAGCTATGTCGACGATGCCGTCATCGACGGGATGAACGATGGCAAGGATGTGTTTACGCTGATGGAAGAAATCCAGCTGCCAGAAGAGCTCTATCTGTTCGAGGCCCACGGCAAGGTGTCCTGGGGCGTGCGCAGTTTTTGGGAGGCTTATACCGGCTGGTTTGCCCTCAACTCGGCGACGGAGATGTACAGCGTGCCAGTGACCGATACCTACCCCGAGTTGTATCAACTGGCCGGTGGCAGCGACGCTATTTTGCAGCTGGCTGATGCCAAACTGAACAGCGGCGAACTGGAAAAATCTCTACACCTGATCGAAATGGTACAACAGCTAGACGCATCTAACGCTGAGGCCAAGCGCTTAAAGCTGACCACCTTAAATGCGTTACTGCAGCGCTCGGGTAGTACCAACCATCATGAGGTGATGTTTTTACAGCGGCTTATTGCTGAGGCCGAGGAAGAAATTTAA
- a CDS encoding peroxidase family protein: MTIKKSLSTLTSSSLLLLLAALPTAAVYAEDCSDEEQSVRSITGRCNNLLNPNWGVAWDIDAEAGGEAIADGIFGRFETAEYVDAANRVSPRDAIANPVIASTDLLRIEQDAERQWSHTNLLLVYMMQFVTHDIALTVSPPADPLALNAGLGVEQDASGRDFLLGGRSVDYLDDNGIPQQYNGASAFLDLSSTYGPTDVISNALRSFEGGLLKTVERSTFTFNHRNTPSRDICDCVDVNTGEPWNMFNEDLSNADQVFVQSAPGFIPEPFPHLGKCVSPAASFGQAFVPGVGLVPATPGVYSCPNAVLGLPPMLLENVFCAINYAAINDPSRSSFSWTVPDGIDWMPFVSETSPPVPFDELSASTNDPSKAFAAGDLRATENLGITAIQNLWLREHNRNARRIAAQQLGLTDEEIFQKARAWTIGVYQNVVMNELLPMIVGNKAYKKAGLDKPYRDSNYDPTIDPRTGNSFAAAAMRFGHSMVSNDVYPLDPETFSRIPTDQKQLPANYFGSNSPSKDAAPWIHLGAAAQSTAFAPVDEMMAFIGAQIPSGSPPDAAIIAGLVNSRAQRVDRYAEIAINDIDISNCFSGDVSISVPAFSVFRGRSHGIPSYHGLLEAWTDSSIYGRKNCPAPAAGQEYDPLACFEYIVGTDDPAYTARMRNTFKRLDLIDPFVGLTIESEQVCKHCDDGLKKGRDKRNKNAKQGIVGVTSAAIIADQFSRSRGGDRFWFENSSNGWSHGELADIRSTTLKDLIALHFPSTRAKLAGFDNVLLGKTTLN; this comes from the coding sequence ATGACAATAAAAAAATCGTTATCAACCCTCACCAGCAGTTCGCTACTGTTATTGCTGGCTGCATTACCCACCGCCGCTGTTTACGCAGAAGACTGTAGTGATGAAGAGCAGAGTGTACGCAGCATTACTGGTCGATGTAATAATTTGCTAAATCCCAACTGGGGAGTGGCTTGGGATATCGATGCAGAGGCTGGTGGTGAAGCCATCGCCGACGGTATATTTGGCCGCTTTGAAACAGCAGAATATGTCGATGCCGCTAACCGCGTATCTCCCCGTGATGCCATCGCCAACCCCGTTATCGCCAGTACCGATTTATTGAGAATAGAGCAGGACGCCGAGCGTCAGTGGTCGCATACAAACTTGTTGCTCGTTTATATGATGCAGTTTGTCACTCACGATATCGCGCTTACCGTTTCCCCACCGGCTGATCCGCTAGCGTTAAATGCAGGCCTGGGTGTCGAGCAGGATGCCAGCGGTCGAGACTTCTTGCTCGGTGGGCGCAGTGTCGATTACCTCGACGACAACGGTATTCCGCAGCAGTACAACGGCGCCTCGGCTTTTCTTGATTTATCGTCAACCTATGGGCCCACCGACGTTATAAGTAACGCTCTGCGCAGCTTCGAGGGCGGTTTATTAAAAACGGTAGAGCGCTCGACATTTACTTTTAACCACAGAAACACCCCCTCGCGCGATATCTGTGATTGTGTCGATGTTAATACGGGTGAACCTTGGAATATGTTTAATGAAGATCTATCGAATGCTGATCAGGTGTTTGTCCAGAGTGCACCGGGGTTTATCCCCGAACCCTTTCCGCATCTTGGTAAATGCGTCTCGCCTGCAGCCTCCTTTGGTCAAGCCTTTGTCCCAGGTGTAGGTTTGGTGCCCGCGACCCCCGGCGTTTACAGTTGTCCTAATGCGGTACTTGGTTTGCCGCCGATGCTATTAGAAAATGTCTTTTGTGCAATCAATTATGCGGCAATTAACGACCCTAGCAGATCGTCGTTTTCATGGACGGTCCCCGACGGTATTGATTGGATGCCCTTTGTCTCGGAAACCTCACCACCGGTTCCCTTCGATGAGCTATCAGCTTCAACGAACGACCCTAGCAAGGCTTTTGCCGCCGGCGACCTAAGAGCGACCGAGAACTTAGGCATCACCGCCATTCAGAACCTCTGGCTGCGCGAGCACAATCGTAATGCCAGACGTATTGCCGCTCAGCAACTCGGCCTGACCGATGAAGAGATTTTTCAGAAGGCACGCGCTTGGACGATTGGTGTCTACCAAAATGTGGTGATGAACGAATTGCTGCCGATGATCGTCGGTAACAAGGCCTATAAGAAAGCGGGTTTAGATAAGCCCTATCGGGATTCAAATTATGATCCGACCATCGACCCGCGTACCGGTAACAGTTTTGCCGCGGCGGCGATGCGCTTTGGTCATTCGATGGTAAGCAACGACGTTTACCCATTAGATCCGGAGACCTTTAGCCGTATTCCAACAGATCAAAAGCAGCTGCCGGCTAATTATTTTGGTAGTAATAGTCCCTCTAAGGATGCCGCGCCATGGATTCACCTAGGGGCAGCGGCACAGTCTACCGCTTTTGCGCCGGTCGATGAGATGATGGCCTTTATCGGTGCTCAGATTCCCAGTGGCTCACCGCCGGATGCGGCGATCATTGCCGGCTTGGTGAATAGCCGGGCCCAGCGGGTTGACCGCTATGCCGAGATTGCTATCAACGATATTGATATTTCAAACTGCTTTAGCGGTGATGTATCGATAAGCGTGCCTGCCTTCTCAGTTTTTCGTGGCCGAAGCCACGGCATCCCCTCCTATCATGGACTGTTGGAAGCGTGGACCGATAGCAGCATTTATGGCCGTAAAAATTGTCCGGCACCGGCGGCTGGCCAGGAGTATGATCCGCTGGCTTGCTTTGAGTATATTGTCGGTACGGATGACCCGGCCTATACCGCTCGCATGCGTAATACCTTCAAGCGCCTCGACCTGATTGACCCCTTTGTTGGGTTGACCATCGAAAGCGAACAGGTTTGTAAACATTGCGATGACGGCCTTAAAAAAGGCCGTGACAAGCGTAACAAAAATGCCAAACAGGGTATCGTAGGGGTTACTTCTGCCGCCATTATTGCGGATCAATTTAGCCGTAGCAGGGGCGGTGACCGCTTCTGGTTCGAGAACAGCAGCAATGGCTGGAGTCATGGCGAATTGGCCGACATACGCAGCACGACGCTAAAAGATCTTATCGCCCTTCATTTTCCCTCAACGAGGGCAAAGCTTGCCGGCTTTGATAATGTGCTACTGGGTAAGACGACGCTCAACTAA
- a CDS encoding PepSY domain-containing protein, translated as MINRLLLMKIHTVLAAFALPIACMFLVTGALYTWGIKGDVSSEQYTIELQQPLQPELDQLIDLAEVALRSHQLSTPSGGAKIKTVGDSFMLQWGGAQREVLIEPTADPGLATLTINEASGYKVLVQLHKAKGSVLFKIYATLFAGALLLLILSGFIMAWQTPKLKKMAFTALAVSVASFIGLVLIS; from the coding sequence ATGATCAATCGACTACTGCTGATGAAAATCCATACCGTGCTGGCCGCCTTTGCCCTGCCTATCGCCTGCATGTTTCTTGTGACCGGCGCCCTCTATACCTGGGGCATCAAAGGCGATGTGAGCAGCGAGCAATATACGATTGAGTTACAACAACCGCTGCAGCCAGAACTCGATCAGCTGATCGATTTGGCTGAGGTTGCGCTGCGCAGTCACCAGCTGTCAACACCCTCCGGCGGTGCCAAGATCAAAACCGTCGGCGACAGTTTCATGCTGCAATGGGGCGGCGCCCAACGGGAGGTGCTGATCGAGCCGACGGCCGACCCCGGTCTGGCGACACTGACCATTAACGAGGCCAGCGGTTATAAGGTGTTAGTGCAACTGCACAAGGCCAAGGGCAGCGTGCTGTTCAAAATCTACGCCACGCTATTTGCCGGCGCACTGCTGCTATTAATCCTCTCTGGCTTTATCATGGCCTGGCAAACGCCCAAACTGAAAAAGATGGCCTTTACCGCACTGGCTGTCAGCGTCGCTTCGTTTATTGGCTTGGTGTTAATAAGCTAA
- a CDS encoding RDD family protein yields MDLMVWDVLGLQPTSDKKLIKRTYAKKLKHTRPEDDAAAFQQLHTAYKQALKQAGYIASREQTTAEEAVATGSPLEVEDAVYDVDQAVDENIMADSPSDPIESVDDSQTAADRQVDEAELMEQAYDQIVAEVEQLLSTGNGRHLPDSWSFIGRSPYLFDQNFHWQLGCRIFYLIAEHNHQLSDRQKRYHLVEGAVLKYLDSLFDWRLAEESLRQRFPDQLVDDVLTLTPRTGETQSTVDQAVAGLRGGKAVHRKDRKDKASENIQFASDGKRLVALAIDIFAVIVVCKLAQWLLYLLFFAGEEAAFSATGVFTGLGFYLLSGWLFQCSSQQATPGQKLLGLRVVDRSLQRLPYLQGLWRTVAFALSGLGFKFIFVINFCLGGNYVHDRLSRSYVIVDG; encoded by the coding sequence ATGGATTTAATGGTTTGGGATGTTTTGGGGTTGCAGCCCACCTCTGACAAGAAACTTATTAAGCGTACCTATGCCAAAAAGCTTAAGCACACGCGGCCTGAAGATGATGCGGCCGCCTTTCAGCAGTTGCATACGGCTTATAAACAGGCGCTGAAACAGGCGGGGTATATTGCCAGCCGAGAGCAGACGACAGCTGAGGAGGCGGTGGCGACAGGCTCGCCACTGGAGGTCGAGGACGCTGTCTATGACGTCGATCAAGCTGTCGATGAAAACATCATGGCTGACTCGCCCAGTGACCCTATTGAATCAGTGGATGATAGCCAAACAGCGGCGGACAGACAGGTCGATGAAGCCGAGCTGATGGAGCAGGCTTATGATCAGATAGTGGCAGAGGTTGAGCAGCTGCTATCGACAGGTAATGGCAGACACCTGCCTGATAGCTGGTCTTTTATTGGCCGCTCACCCTATTTGTTTGATCAAAATTTTCACTGGCAATTAGGTTGCAGAATATTTTATTTAATCGCCGAACATAATCATCAGCTCAGTGACCGTCAAAAGCGCTATCACTTGGTTGAGGGTGCAGTGCTGAAATACTTGGACAGTTTGTTCGACTGGCGACTAGCTGAGGAGTCGTTGCGTCAGCGTTTCCCGGATCAATTAGTCGACGATGTGTTGACGCTAACCCCGCGCACCGGTGAAACGCAAAGCACTGTCGATCAGGCGGTGGCAGGGTTGCGCGGTGGTAAGGCTGTGCATAGGAAAGACCGCAAAGATAAGGCCAGCGAAAATATACAGTTTGCCAGTGACGGGAAGCGATTGGTGGCTTTGGCGATCGATATTTTCGCGGTTATTGTTGTTTGTAAACTTGCCCAGTGGCTGCTCTATTTGTTGTTTTTTGCCGGTGAAGAGGCCGCGTTTTCAGCCACAGGTGTGTTCACTGGCCTCGGTTTCTACTTGCTGTCGGGCTGGCTTTTCCAGTGCTCTTCGCAGCAGGCGACACCGGGCCAGAAGTTGTTAGGCTTAAGAGTGGTCGATAGATCTTTGCAGCGATTGCCCTATCTGCAGGGTCTTTGGCGTACGGTTGCCTTCGCGTTAAGTGGACTGGGCTTTAAGTTTATCTTTGTGATTAATTTCTGTCTGGGTGGAAATTATGTTCACGACCGATTAAGTCGCAGCTATGTGATTGTGGACGGTTAA
- a CDS encoding molecular chaperone HscC → MAIIGIDLGTTNSTCGIWRNGSVELIPNRLGEFLTPSVVGVDDNNKTIVGRVAKERLITHSDQTVAVFKRLMGTDHVVNLAKKPFTATELSAVILQSLKEDAEEFLGETVTEAVISVPAYFNDNQRQATKLAGELTGLTVNRLINEPTAAAMAYGLHDKQEGTFLVLDMGGGTFDVSLLEFFEGVMEVHASAGDNFLGGEDFVDEMVKDVLRIHQVQPSALSAQQTSTLCMQLETVKRNVDNLTNKTLTLQLGSKSVDWTVPDDWFAQVATPLLLRARKPIEAAFRDADMTASEIDNVILVGGSTRMKLFRTMVAKLFGRFPDSTIDPDLVVASGAAIQAGLISRDAALDDVVLTDVCPYTLGTAVRGPEGSDDGYFLPIIERNSIVPVSTVRRVQTAESNQTVVQIKIYQGENRLVSKNVFLGSFDVKIPKGPAGKESLDIRYSYDMNGLLEVDVTICSTGKVFSKLIDNTPGSLSEKEVEKTRKKLAKMKFHPREDEMNRMLMARGERIYEACLGEKRDYLSQVLAEFDKVLDSQNAVQIRKHQAGLQELLDQIDSEEWI, encoded by the coding sequence ATGGCCATTATCGGCATCGATTTAGGCACCACTAACAGTACCTGCGGTATTTGGCGCAACGGCAGTGTTGAGTTAATACCAAACCGTCTTGGTGAATTTCTAACGCCGTCAGTTGTTGGTGTTGATGACAACAATAAGACAATTGTTGGTCGCGTTGCGAAGGAGCGTTTAATCACCCACAGCGATCAGACGGTGGCGGTTTTTAAACGCTTAATGGGCACCGATCATGTCGTTAATCTAGCCAAGAAACCGTTTACTGCAACCGAGTTGTCTGCCGTTATTTTGCAATCGTTAAAAGAGGATGCCGAGGAGTTCTTGGGCGAGACGGTAACTGAGGCGGTGATCAGTGTGCCGGCTTATTTTAATGATAATCAACGCCAGGCAACAAAGTTGGCAGGCGAGTTGACCGGTTTAACCGTTAATCGGTTGATAAACGAGCCGACGGCGGCGGCGATGGCCTATGGTCTGCACGATAAGCAAGAGGGAACATTTTTGGTGCTCGATATGGGTGGCGGCACCTTCGATGTATCGCTGCTGGAGTTCTTTGAGGGGGTGATGGAGGTACATGCCAGTGCCGGTGATAATTTTCTCGGTGGTGAGGACTTTGTCGATGAAATGGTCAAAGATGTATTGCGGATTCATCAGGTGCAGCCCTCAGCGTTAAGCGCACAACAGACCAGCACCCTGTGCATGCAGTTGGAGACGGTTAAGCGTAATGTCGACAATTTAACCAATAAAACACTTACCTTGCAGTTGGGCAGTAAAAGCGTCGACTGGACCGTGCCAGATGACTGGTTTGCACAGGTGGCGACGCCGCTGTTATTGCGGGCAAGAAAGCCAATAGAAGCCGCTTTTCGCGATGCGGACATGACGGCCAGCGAGATAGATAATGTCATACTGGTTGGCGGCTCAACACGGATGAAATTATTTCGCACTATGGTGGCAAAGTTGTTTGGTCGCTTCCCCGATAGCACGATTGACCCAGACCTGGTTGTTGCCAGTGGCGCCGCTATTCAGGCTGGCCTAATCAGTCGCGATGCCGCCCTCGATGACGTGGTGTTAACCGATGTCTGCCCCTACACGCTGGGCACGGCAGTCAGAGGCCCAGAGGGCAGTGACGACGGTTATTTTCTGCCAATTATCGAGCGCAACAGTATTGTACCGGTCAGTACGGTTCGCCGGGTGCAGACCGCAGAGAGTAATCAGACGGTAGTCCAGATAAAGATTTACCAGGGTGAAAATCGACTGGTGTCTAAAAACGTCTTCCTCGGTTCTTTTGATGTCAAAATCCCAAAGGGGCCGGCGGGTAAGGAGTCATTGGATATTCGTTATAGCTACGACATGAATGGCCTGTTAGAGGTAGACGTGACGATATGCTCGACAGGCAAGGTATTTTCTAAGTTAATCGATAATACGCCAGGTAGCCTGTCGGAGAAAGAGGTGGAGAAGACGCGCAAAAAACTGGCAAAGATGAAATTTCACCCGCGCGAGGATGAGATGAACCGAATGCTGATGGCCAGAGGGGAGCGTATCTACGAGGCCTGCCTAGGTGAAAAACGGGATTACCTCTCTCAGGTGCTTGCCGAGTTTGACAAGGTACTGGATAGTCAGAATGCGGTGCAGATCAGAAAGCATCAGGCTGGGTTACAGGAATTACTCGATCAAATAGATAGTGAGGAATGGATTTAA
- a CDS encoding AMP-binding protein, with translation MTTSLIHQPPLMPDLIIEGLNRYDDIPCLVLGDQVHTYTDVREGTSQFAQALASKGLGKDSRIAVISGNRPEVLFNVAAMQISGCCGSALHPMGSLEDHAYILNDAKVEALIYDPTLYEQRAQDLAEKVPSLKHLLSFGETEVGEDYLELSKTFAPKPLVSEDISGDDICTIVYTGGTTGRPKGVMQTHRAFAYMTMIQAAEWQIPDTLRLLIATPLSHSAAAFFVPTLQRGGAMYVPQNFDPNSFFDMVEKYHITATMLVPVMIYYLLDAERSKTADMLSMETIFYGASPMSPARLQEGIERWGQIFYQYFGQSEAPMVLTNMRKEDHDLSKPERLASCGRPSPWMHLTLLDDKQQPVAKGEAGEICVRGPLVMQQYYNLPEQTAEAFEGGWLHTGDIGRLDDDGFLFIVDRKKDMIVTGGFNVFPKEVEDSISSNPAVAQVAVIGVPDDRWGEAVKAVIVLKDPAAASDALGGAIMQSVKEAKGSVQTPKYVDFVDSIPLTAIGKPDKKTLKAQYWQGQDRNV, from the coding sequence ATGACTACCTCGCTGATACATCAACCGCCCCTCATGCCCGACCTGATTATCGAAGGGTTGAATCGATACGATGATATACCGTGCCTGGTACTGGGCGATCAGGTGCACACCTATACCGATGTCAGGGAGGGCACCAGTCAGTTTGCTCAGGCGTTAGCCTCCAAGGGGCTGGGCAAGGACAGCCGCATCGCGGTGATCTCTGGTAATCGGCCGGAGGTGTTGTTCAACGTGGCGGCGATGCAGATATCGGGCTGCTGTGGCTCGGCACTTCACCCCATGGGTTCTTTAGAGGATCACGCCTATATATTGAATGATGCCAAGGTCGAGGCGCTGATTTATGACCCGACGCTGTATGAGCAGCGTGCCCAAGACTTGGCCGAGAAAGTCCCCTCGCTCAAGCATCTGTTAAGCTTTGGCGAAACCGAAGTCGGTGAAGATTATCTCGAATTGTCCAAGACCTTTGCGCCAAAACCCCTGGTGTCCGAAGACATCAGCGGCGATGATATCTGCACTATTGTCTATACCGGCGGCACCACAGGACGGCCTAAGGGGGTGATGCAAACCCATCGCGCCTTTGCCTATATGACCATGATTCAGGCTGCCGAATGGCAGATTCCAGATACCTTACGCCTGCTGATTGCCACGCCATTATCACACTCCGCCGCCGCCTTTTTTGTGCCCACTCTACAGCGTGGTGGCGCGATGTATGTGCCACAAAACTTCGACCCCAACAGCTTTTTCGATATGGTCGAAAAATACCACATCACGGCCACCATGTTAGTACCGGTGATGATTTATTATCTGCTGGATGCTGAGCGCTCGAAGACGGCGGATATGTTGAGTATGGAAACCATTTTCTATGGCGCCTCGCCGATGAGTCCGGCGCGGTTGCAGGAGGGTATTGAGCGCTGGGGGCAGATTTTTTACCAGTACTTCGGCCAGTCCGAGGCGCCGATGGTGCTGACTAATATGCGCAAGGAAGATCATGACCTCAGCAAGCCAGAGCGCCTGGCCTCCTGTGGTCGTCCCTCGCCATGGATGCATTTAACCCTGCTCGATGACAAGCAACAGCCTGTGGCCAAGGGTGAGGCCGGTGAGATCTGCGTGCGCGGCCCGCTGGTCATGCAGCAATATTATAATCTGCCGGAGCAGACGGCAGAAGCCTTTGAAGGCGGTTGGTTACACACCGGCGATATCGGCCGCTTGGATGACGATGGCTTCCTGTTTATTGTTGATCGCAAAAAAGACATGATTGTTACCGGTGGTTTTAATGTCTTCCCCAAAGAGGTGGAGGATAGCATCTCCAGCAACCCCGCCGTCGCCCAGGTGGCGGTTATCGGTGTGCCGGATGATCGCTGGGGCGAGGCAGTCAAGGCGGTGATTGTATTAAAAGACCCGGCCGCTGCCAGCGATGCCTTAGGGGGCGCAATTATGCAATCCGTCAAAGAAGCCAAGGGCTCGGTGCAAACACCGAAGTACGTCGATTTCGTCGACAGCATTCCGCTGACGGCCATCGGAAAACCGGATAAAAAAACGCTCAAAGCGCAGTATTGGCAGGGCCAGGACCGCAACGTTTAA